The Victivallaceae bacterium genome contains a region encoding:
- a CDS encoding tRNA 2-thiocytidine biosynthesis TtcA family protein translates to MQVLFPNGLFHKKSNTGKRIESAVRKALYRFEMLSEHKRIVIALSGGKDSLSLMLMLAAIRGKGFPYVDLHAVHVGGKFSCGSEIHKSFLKNICDKLDISFSSIDSPYSPDVPECYSCSRFRRRILFKAAEDLDASAVAFGHHKNDSIQTTLMNLFHKGEFAGLPPVIHMHRFNVTILRPLIFVEENDIKKFARENGFLRTTCRCPVVSLRSKTITLIEDLKTIFPQIENNIFLTSLKQGSNKSLSID, encoded by the coding sequence ATGCAAGTCTTATTTCCCAACGGATTGTTTCACAAAAAAAGCAATACGGGGAAAAGAATCGAAAGCGCCGTTAGAAAAGCACTTTACCGTTTTGAAATGTTATCCGAGCACAAAAGAATCGTGATTGCTCTAAGCGGAGGCAAAGATAGTTTATCGCTTATGTTGATGCTTGCCGCGATAAGAGGAAAGGGGTTCCCTTACGTCGATTTACACGCCGTTCATGTCGGAGGAAAATTTTCATGCGGTTCCGAAATACATAAATCTTTTTTAAAAAATATTTGCGATAAGCTAGACATCTCTTTTTCCTCAATAGACTCCCCTTATTCACCGGATGTTCCCGAATGCTACTCTTGTTCGAGATTTCGTAGAAGAATCCTTTTTAAAGCAGCCGAAGACTTGGACGCATCCGCCGTTGCCTTCGGTCACCATAAGAATGATTCAATACAAACGACATTGATGAATTTGTTTCACAAAGGCGAGTTCGCAGGTCTTCCTCCCGTCATTCACATGCATAGATTCAATGTAACCATTCTGAGACCTTTGATATTCGTCGAAGAAAACGATATCAAAAAATTTGCTCGAGAAAACGGTTTTCTCAGAACAACCTGCCGTTGTCCCGTTGTTTCCCTCCGTTCGAAAACGATTACTCTTATTGAAGACTTAAAAACAATCTTTCCCCAAATTGAAAATAATATTTTCTTGACTTCTTTAAAACAAGGGTCAAATAAATCTTTATCTATCGATTAA
- a CDS encoding SEC-C metal-binding domain-containing protein, with translation MLKKPNRNDPCPCGSGKKYKQCCLIIQKPSSATHTPQGRMKFSAEVISSSQSNYVDVFKKISSGVNVVATENKTFSITKEKSISKKNLKKIQKKEEAKMSENLNKYSFEVLDSTKKEDEFLPATEDFSVSDFQQDD, from the coding sequence ATGCTTAAAAAGCCTAACAGAAACGATCCTTGTCCTTGCGGATCGGGTAAGAAATATAAACAATGTTGTTTAATCATTCAAAAACCTTCATCAGCTACGCACACTCCGCAGGGTAGGATGAAATTTTCTGCTGAGGTTATATCATCGTCTCAGTCGAATTATGTCGATGTTTTTAAAAAAATTTCCTCCGGAGTGAACGTGGTTGCAACCGAAAATAAGACATTTTCCATTACAAAAGAAAAAAGTATTTCCAAGAAAAATTTGAAAAAAATTCAGAAAAAAGAAGAAGCCAAGATGTCGGAGAATTTAAATAAATATAGTTTCGAAGTATTGGATTCGACCAAAAAAGAAGATGAATTTTTACCTGCTACCGAAGATTTTAGTGTTTCCGATTTTCAACAAGACGATTGA